TGCAAGTAACTTTAAATCAGGCagcaattaacttaaattcatTTGAGCTTCTTATACCCATCTACTACATCTGTCATTTTTCCGGTAATAAAGTCGTTACAAATTGAACTTATTTAtcatttcaatgctaagggtgtcccccctttgatatttttcaaattaaaaatattatcttctgtttcaaattttataaagactcaaccgatttttaagtcttttaatcaactccttatatcgtaatttgtataaaacaacaatttaaacttgattctgagagaaTGTCATTTCGGAAtgtcggaatgtcattttgatcatgatttggcttttaaattcaatctaattaatttcgtgaaaaaaaataatttcgatCTTTTCCTGTCAATTCCGACATGGTGATGTGGCTTGGCCTCTAaaccaatattatttttaaacttttttaatttataactaaatCGATTAGGTCGACCGCTCAtagttgacaataaataaataagctatATGCTTTGCTACGTCCAAAAGTATTCCTCCGGAGATCGTCGCTGAAATACTTGTCGCCTCTTTATAGATTGTAGCGGTCGAAAATTATTGATCAGTGGTCGGCCCCGACGATCCCGCAATTGCCAAAACTTGGGCAATTCCAGATGCGAAATGGGCAATACCTCAGCGAACACATGCCAGAGAACTACTGGCGAACAGGGTGGCGTTGTCAGTGATCCCTGGTAGGCATAAAAGTTGCCCCTATCCAAGTTACCAAGTAGTGAACCAAGTGTGAGGAAAGCAGCTGGCGTGTAACTGCTGTTAAAATCGCTTAAATGGAGCAGAGAGCCCAAGATCTCATTGAGCCCAGGCTGATAATGTAGATAATTTGACTGTAAATAATTTGACAGTTTGCATCTCCTCTCAGAGTTGTATGGTTAAGTTAAGAGACTTACACGAACCACCTTGAAGAGTACAGCTAGTACAGCAAGGCCGTCAGTTTGATTCCTCGCCTCCTCATCACTCTGGTATTTTGTATTTCGGTGCACTATATGCATTTCTAGATCGTAGCGTCGACCATTGAGCAAATGCTCCGATCCCTTTTGCTGTGAGGAGCCCCAATGGAAGTGTACAGCCATGGCTTCATAAAAGTCTCCTAATAATCCACCGGTTATATAGGGACGCTCCCCATACACTGTTGTGGGCACACTAAACTCAACTACagaataatagaaaaaatcaattaaatatgtttgttgaaataatcataataattaacATGCCTGTATGTCCATTATTTCTCAGTATTAATAAGTCATCGAAGGGCTCATCGTAGAGACCGAAATGCAATG
The genomic region above belongs to Drosophila innubila isolate TH190305 chromosome 3R unlocalized genomic scaffold, UK_Dinn_1.0 2_E_3R, whole genome shotgun sequence and contains:
- the LOC117789975 gene encoding carbonic anhydrase 15 yields the protein MHFPAIEDFYKRLLFLLPFATEFPSDDRRFSYDAPMQWQYIYPHCGGSDQSPISLNAHKVIPIGLPPLHFGLYDEPFDDLLILRNNGHTVEFSVPTTVYGERPYITGGLLGDFYEAMAVHFHWGSSQQKGSEHLLNGRRYDLEMHIVHRNTKYQSDEEARNQTDGLAVLAVLFKVVRSNYLHYQPGLNEILGSLLHLSDFNSSYTPAAFLTLGSLLGNLDRGNFYAYQGSLTTPPCSPVVLWHVFAEVLPISHLELPKFWQLRDRRGRPLINNFRPLQSIKRRQVFQRRSPEEYFWT